Proteins co-encoded in one Papaver somniferum cultivar HN1 chromosome 5, ASM357369v1, whole genome shotgun sequence genomic window:
- the LOC113280159 gene encoding F-box/kelch-repeat protein At3g23880-like: MSSIPEEIYLDILLRLSVKSTLACKCVCKYWYALITSSYFVKSHHNLTIQETKFLVMISDSEKPRRVICSVSYDPLSVSSKEFHLYGVEIDRPLGCLDYAFQLVGYCNGLVCIWSPLKKLFGLWNPYNNEFKELPKSLNNPVAPMNFPYAFGYDMLVLICLYYDFVGNNLLVDVCIIGQKSWRSTRVTLYIIDQGNETFKELQPPEVPLEKRKWWSGVGVLKECLCVLAYDVNVEVWVMQDYGVQESWTRHYTITHERIVKDHLRPIWCFSNGEILFVNSVWYHADLVLYDPKDGSARNPNVHVENQIFKFPKAMNTFILVPTSVLRWGE, encoded by the exons ATGTCAAGTATTCCTGAAGAGATCTACCTCGATATCTTGTTAAGGTTATCAGTGAAATCAACACTTGCATGTAAGTGTGTCTGCAAGTATTGGTATGCCCTAATCACTTCCTCGTATTTTGTTAAATCCCACCATAATCTTACTATCCAGGAAACAAAATTTCTTGTCATGATATCTGACTCTGAAAAGCCTCGCAGAGTAATCTGCTCCGTAAGCTATGATCCTTTATCGGTGTCTTCTAAAGAATTTCATTTGTATGGCGTGGAAATTGATAGGCCATTGGGATGTCTAGATTATGCTTTTCAGTTAGTGGGTTATTGTAATGGTTTGGTTTGTATTTGGAGTCCACTGAAAAAGTTGTTTGGTCTATGGAATCCTTACAATAACGAATTTAAGGAACTACCCAAATCGCTAAATAATCCAGTGGCTCCAATGAATTTTCCATATGCTTTTGGTTATGATATGCTTGTATTGATATGCTTGTATTATGATTTTGTGGGCAATAATTTACTAGTTGATGTCTGTATCATAGGACAAAAATCATGGAGAAGTACTCGAGTCACCCTTTACATCATAGATCAAGG CAATGAAACATTCAAAGAATTGCAACCACCAGAAGTACCTTTAGAGAAAAGGAAATGGTGGTCTGGTGTGGGAGTGTTGAAAGAGTGCCTTTGTGTACTTGCTTATGATGTCAATGTTGAAGTATGGGTTATGCAGGATTATGGAGTTCAAGAATCTTGGACAAGACATTATACCATTACCCATGAGAGAATTGTAAAAGATCATCTGAGGCCTATCTGGTGTTTCAGCAATGGTGAGATTCTATTCGTGAACAGTGTTTGGTATCATGCTGATCTAGTTTTGTATGACCCAAAGGATGGAAGTGCTAGAAATCCAAATGTGCATGTTGagaaccaaatattcaaatttccGAAGGCAATGAATACATTTATCTTAGTTCCGACTTCAGTACTTAGGTGGGGTGAATAA